One stretch of Chryseobacterium sp. LJ668 DNA includes these proteins:
- a CDS encoding M1 family metallopeptidase: MKKIILSIAILGSLFSANVSAQTETSGREKVYRATSEKVTELKHTKLKVSFDYQKEQMNGEEWLTASPYFYTSNELVLDAKGMLIHEVALDNNGKRSPLKYDYKNDVLKISLDKTYQKNQEYTVYIKYTARPNEVKQEGSMAISDAKGLYFINAQGQDTNKPTQIWTQGETESSSAWFPTIDRSIQKTTQEIYMTVPDKYVTLSNGILKDSQKDANGLRTDHWVMDKRHSTYLFFMGVGEYAVVKDKWKNIDVDYYIEKEYEPYAKQIYGNTPEMIEFFSKKLGYDYPWAKYAQISGRDYVSGAMENTTATLHGSDILQKPGQLIDENKWEDTIAHELFHHWFGDLVTAESWSNLTVNESFANYSEYLWNEYKYGKDQAEYHQMEDVNHYIHNPSDFKKDLVRFDYASREDVFDLVTYQKGGGILHMLRNYLGDEAFFAGMTDYLKTYEYKNAEAHQLRLSFEKISGKDLNWFFNQWYFGSGHPKLNYSYTFEPVKKQVTVVIDQSQELPFEFPLTIDVYDNGKPKRQQVWVNATAKNTFSFDVSKNPDLININADGILVADITETKTPEQNLMQFTGSKEFKSRYYALTAIKDQVGKTPAATKLLSAALKDPYFRIREKALELMDLSNAEQFKALATDVEKLASNDPKTLVQGAAIAALAKTKDKKYLPIFEKGVSAVSNSVKGNSLAAIVSVDPSKVDALADKIDLEGASEAMLTQLMPIVVKNKVTSQMANIAPIAAFYPFIKFQNPELGKVAEEGYNWIMSSDNLKATESITKLLGQAKGQMGENPQVKMMISQMLKDGLSKKMDLLKQNPQKAASINPQIDAINKGIENFK; this comes from the coding sequence ATGAAGAAAATCATTTTATCAATTGCAATATTAGGATCCTTATTTTCTGCAAATGTGTCTGCACAAACTGAAACTTCAGGCAGAGAAAAAGTATATAGAGCAACATCAGAAAAAGTTACAGAACTTAAACATACCAAGCTTAAAGTCAGTTTCGACTATCAGAAAGAGCAGATGAATGGTGAAGAATGGTTAACAGCATCGCCCTATTTTTATACATCTAACGAATTGGTTCTGGATGCAAAAGGAATGCTGATTCATGAAGTTGCTCTAGACAATAATGGAAAAAGGTCACCTTTAAAATATGATTACAAAAATGATGTTTTAAAAATTTCTTTAGATAAAACGTACCAGAAAAATCAGGAGTACACGGTTTATATCAAGTACACTGCGCGTCCCAATGAAGTAAAACAGGAGGGAAGTATGGCAATAAGCGATGCAAAAGGCCTTTATTTTATCAATGCTCAAGGTCAGGATACAAATAAACCGACACAAATCTGGACACAGGGCGAAACCGAATCTTCTTCCGCATGGTTTCCTACCATCGACAGATCAATTCAAAAAACAACACAGGAAATTTACATGACGGTTCCCGATAAATACGTCACACTTTCAAACGGAATATTAAAAGATTCTCAGAAAGATGCGAACGGATTGAGAACAGATCATTGGGTAATGGATAAAAGACATTCAACCTATCTGTTTTTCATGGGGGTTGGCGAATATGCTGTCGTTAAAGACAAATGGAAAAATATCGATGTTGATTACTATATCGAAAAGGAATATGAACCTTATGCAAAACAGATCTACGGAAATACACCCGAAATGATCGAGTTTTTCTCTAAAAAGTTGGGTTATGATTATCCTTGGGCAAAATATGCACAGATTTCCGGGAGAGACTATGTCAGTGGAGCAATGGAAAATACAACAGCAACACTTCACGGAAGCGATATTTTACAAAAACCGGGACAACTGATCGATGAAAACAAATGGGAAGATACAATTGCCCATGAGCTTTTTCATCACTGGTTTGGAGACTTGGTAACGGCAGAAAGCTGGAGTAATCTTACAGTAAACGAATCTTTTGCCAATTATTCAGAATATCTTTGGAACGAGTACAAATATGGAAAAGACCAGGCAGAATATCATCAGATGGAAGATGTGAATCATTACATTCACAATCCCTCAGATTTTAAAAAAGATCTGGTAAGATTTGATTATGCTTCCCGCGAAGATGTTTTTGATTTAGTGACCTATCAAAAAGGAGGCGGCATTCTCCACATGTTAAGAAATTATCTGGGAGATGAAGCTTTTTTTGCAGGAATGACCGACTATCTGAAGACCTATGAATACAAAAATGCAGAAGCTCATCAACTAAGATTATCATTTGAAAAAATTTCCGGGAAAGATTTAAACTGGTTCTTCAATCAATGGTATTTCGGAAGCGGACATCCGAAATTAAATTATTCTTACACGTTTGAACCTGTGAAAAAGCAGGTAACAGTTGTAATTGACCAGTCTCAGGAATTGCCTTTTGAATTTCCTTTGACGATTGATGTTTATGACAATGGAAAACCAAAAAGGCAACAGGTTTGGGTGAATGCAACTGCAAAAAATACATTCAGCTTTGATGTTTCAAAAAATCCGGATTTAATCAATATCAATGCAGACGGAATATTGGTTGCAGATATTACTGAAACTAAAACACCGGAGCAGAATCTGATGCAGTTTACCGGGTCAAAAGAATTTAAAAGCAGATATTATGCATTAACCGCAATCAAAGATCAGGTAGGAAAAACTCCTGCAGCGACAAAATTATTGTCCGCCGCTTTGAAAGATCCCTACTTCAGAATACGGGAAAAAGCTTTAGAATTAATGGATTTATCAAATGCTGAACAATTCAAAGCTTTAGCAACAGATGTTGAAAAATTAGCTTCAAATGATCCTAAAACATTAGTGCAAGGTGCAGCGATTGCAGCTTTAGCAAAAACAAAGGATAAAAAATATCTGCCAATCTTTGAGAAAGGAGTGAGTGCGGTATCAAATTCAGTAAAAGGAAATTCTTTGGCAGCGATTGTATCGGTAGATCCGTCAAAAGTGGATGCGTTGGCAGACAAAATCGATTTGGAAGGTGCTTCTGAAGCAATGCTGACGCAGCTGATGCCGATTGTTGTTAAAAATAAAGTGACTTCTCAAATGGCAAATATTGCACCGATTGCGGCTTTTTATCCTTTCATTAAATTCCAGAATCCGGAATTGGGGAAAGTGGCGGAGGAGGGCTATAATTGGATTATGAGCTCAGATAACCTGAAAGCTACCGAAAGTATTACCAAACTTCTCGGTCAGGCAAAAGGTCAGATGGGTGAAAATCCCCAGGTGAAGATGATGATTTCTCAAATGTTGAAAGATGGTTTAAGCAAAAAAATGGATTTACTAAAACAGAACCCACAGAAAGCTGCAAGTATCAATCCACAGATTGATGCCATTAATAAAGGAATTGAGAATTTTAAATAA
- a CDS encoding T9SS type A sorting domain-containing protein has protein sequence MKTKLFSSLTTVLFTIVANAQITTFPWTETFEDSSPTRAGWTQVYEVNNMSWTYSTTASTGSSGVTAYDGTKFANYPGTSHNFDKTKLVSPALNLTGVTNPTVSFFYINPYWNPDQNWLRVFFRISATDPWVQIAEFHSNITTWTSSGSMAIPPNTYQIAVECETDYGYSTLVDGLVVTGTNLSVSDAVKTSKSTIKYFPNPAEDVLNYESKEKVYEISVYNNVGQKVLDHKVESNQGKINVSSLVSGTYLVRTKTDSGINSFKMIKK, from the coding sequence ATGAAAACAAAACTATTTTCTTCTCTGACAACTGTATTATTTACAATAGTCGCCAATGCACAGATTACTACATTCCCATGGACAGAGACTTTTGAAGACAGTTCACCAACCAGAGCTGGTTGGACTCAAGTTTATGAAGTTAATAATATGTCATGGACATATTCCACCACCGCTTCTACAGGAAGTTCTGGAGTAACCGCATATGACGGAACTAAATTTGCAAATTACCCGGGAACTTCACATAATTTTGATAAAACCAAACTGGTTAGTCCGGCTCTTAATTTAACAGGGGTGACAAATCCTACTGTGAGTTTTTTCTATATTAATCCTTATTGGAATCCTGATCAAAACTGGTTGAGGGTTTTCTTCAGAATTTCTGCCACAGACCCATGGGTACAGATTGCTGAGTTCCATTCAAATATCACAACTTGGACTTCTTCCGGAAGCATGGCAATACCTCCCAATACCTATCAGATTGCTGTAGAATGTGAGACTGATTATGGATATTCTACACTTGTAGATGGCTTGGTAGTAACAGGTACTAATTTGAGTGTAAGTGACGCAGTTAAAACCTCAAAATCTACAATCAAATATTTTCCAAATCCTGCTGAAGACGTATTAAACTATGAAAGTAAAGAAAAAGTGTATGAAATTTCTGTGTACAATAATGTAGGACAAAAAGTTTTGGATCATAAAGTGGAATCTAATCAAGGAAAGATTAATGTCTCCAGCTTAGTAAGCGGAACTTATTTAGTTCGAACTAAGACAGACTCCGGTATCAATTCATTTAAAATGATTAAAAAGTGA
- a CDS encoding dicarboxylate/amino acid:cation symporter: MKEVLKNYSGILFLLLGITVGSIIGIVAPQIVEYIKPLGDIFLNLLFVSVVPLVFFAVANSISSLEQQSKFGKIILTMSFTFLLFVLIAAIFTIGMVYLFPVSSISGSSEIINETAKEENWGDRIVSFFTVGEFTEVFSRKNMLALLIFAFLIGFAARKSGENGKPFRIFIASGYEVMKELLLMIMKIAPIGLGAYFAYQVATLGPQLFGFYAKPLGLYYIAGIIYFFVFFSLYAFISDRKNGIKNFWKNAILPTLTALSTCSSFATMPTNLVAASKIGIPSSIANLVIPIGTTLHKNGSSMSSIIKIYVAFQIIGRDFFEPSNLLLALGITVFVSIVAGGIPNGGYIGEMLMISVYQLPQEAVPAVIIIGTLVDPLATVLNAVGDIVAAMFVNRFVRV; this comes from the coding sequence ATGAAAGAGGTCTTAAAAAACTACTCAGGAATTCTTTTTTTGCTTCTCGGGATTACCGTCGGAAGCATCATCGGCATTGTTGCTCCGCAGATTGTGGAGTACATAAAGCCTTTGGGAGATATTTTTCTGAATCTTCTTTTTGTGAGCGTGGTTCCGCTGGTATTTTTTGCCGTGGCCAATTCTATTTCGTCATTAGAGCAGCAATCTAAATTCGGAAAAATCATCCTTACAATGTCATTTACCTTTCTCCTTTTTGTATTGATTGCGGCAATTTTCACCATCGGAATGGTTTATCTTTTCCCCGTGTCATCTATCTCAGGAAGTTCTGAAATCATTAATGAAACTGCCAAAGAAGAAAACTGGGGTGATAGAATCGTAAGTTTTTTCACTGTAGGAGAATTTACAGAAGTCTTTTCGCGCAAAAATATGTTAGCACTTTTAATTTTTGCATTTCTTATTGGTTTTGCAGCAAGAAAATCCGGTGAAAACGGAAAACCATTCAGAATTTTTATAGCATCGGGTTATGAAGTCATGAAAGAGCTGCTTTTAATGATTATGAAAATTGCACCGATTGGTCTGGGAGCTTACTTTGCTTATCAGGTGGCAACGTTAGGACCTCAACTTTTCGGGTTTTATGCGAAACCTTTAGGACTGTATTATATTGCCGGAATTATTTATTTCTTTGTATTTTTTTCACTGTATGCTTTTATCTCAGACCGAAAAAACGGAATCAAAAATTTTTGGAAAAATGCCATCTTACCTACTTTAACAGCTTTGAGCACATGCAGCAGCTTTGCAACCATGCCTACAAATCTTGTGGCGGCGTCAAAAATTGGCATTCCTAGTTCGATTGCCAATCTTGTAATTCCTATAGGAACTACCTTGCATAAAAACGGTTCGTCAATGTCTTCTATTATTAAAATTTACGTTGCATTTCAGATTATCGGAAGAGATTTCTTTGAACCGTCGAATCTTCTTTTGGCTTTAGGGATTACGGTTTTTGTCAGCATTGTAGCAGGCGGTATTCCTAACGGCGGCTACATTGGGGAAATGCTAATGATTTCTGTATATCAGCTGCCTCAGGAAGCTGTTCCGGCTGTTATTATTATAGGAACCTTAGTTGATCCTTTAGCAACAGTTTTGAATGCAGTGGGAGACATTGTAGCTGCGATGTTCGTCAATCGGTTTGTTAGGGTTTAA
- a CDS encoding DnaJ C-terminal domain-containing protein, which translates to MAYIDYYKILGVDKSATQDDIKKAYRKQARKLHPDLNPNDKEAEKQFKELNEANEVLSNPENRTKYDKYGENWKHGEEYEKAKQQYQNQNEGFAGDFSGADFGEGEDFSDFFQSMFGNEGGGLGRSSRGSASNKFKGRDIQADLNLDLKDAGKTQQQIFDINGKKVRITIPAGVHDGQQIKLKGHGNPGFNGGPSGDLYITFNISPNPDFERAGDDLKSKVIIDLYTAVLGGDVNIKTLEGSVKLKVKPETQNGTTVRLKGKGFPVYKKEGEFGDLFVTYEIKLPTNLTEKQKALFEQLKNS; encoded by the coding sequence ATGGCTTATATAGATTATTACAAAATTTTAGGCGTAGACAAAAGCGCAACGCAGGACGATATCAAAAAAGCGTACCGCAAGCAGGCCAGAAAACTGCATCCCGATCTCAATCCCAATGATAAAGAAGCTGAAAAACAATTCAAAGAGCTGAATGAAGCCAATGAAGTACTCAGCAATCCGGAAAATCGAACTAAGTATGATAAATACGGAGAGAACTGGAAGCATGGCGAAGAATACGAAAAAGCTAAGCAACAGTACCAGAATCAAAATGAAGGTTTTGCTGGAGATTTTTCAGGTGCTGATTTTGGTGAAGGTGAAGATTTTTCAGATTTTTTCCAAAGTATGTTTGGTAATGAGGGCGGTGGATTAGGGCGGAGTTCGAGAGGTAGTGCTTCAAATAAGTTTAAAGGCCGGGATATTCAGGCAGACTTGAATTTAGACCTTAAAGATGCAGGAAAAACACAACAGCAGATTTTTGACATCAATGGAAAGAAAGTAAGAATCACCATTCCTGCCGGAGTGCATGACGGTCAGCAGATTAAATTGAAAGGTCACGGAAACCCCGGCTTCAACGGCGGTCCGAGTGGTGATTTATATATAACTTTTAACATCAGTCCCAATCCCGACTTTGAAAGGGCAGGAGATGACCTCAAATCAAAGGTGATTATTGATCTGTATACGGCCGTTTTAGGCGGTGATGTCAACATAAAAACTCTCGAGGGAAGCGTTAAGCTGAAAGTAAAACCGGAAACTCAAAACGGAACCACTGTGCGATTAAAAGGAAAAGGATTTCCGGTTTACAAAAAAGAGGGTGAATTTGGTGATCTTTTTGTTACCTACGAAATAAAATTACCCACAAATCTTACCGAAAAGCAAAAAGCACTTTTTGAACAACTTAAAAATTCTTAA
- a CDS encoding chaperone modulator CbpM, giving the protein MSERISREELVKIYNVEITFFDELVDYGLLNVETEDEVRYLIYEDLHVFEKFANWHYDLEINLPGLEVIHDLLQRMEDLNKKNRELMHKLSAIRNHYEDI; this is encoded by the coding sequence ATGAGCGAAAGAATATCACGGGAAGAGCTCGTAAAAATATACAATGTCGAAATTACTTTTTTTGATGAACTCGTTGATTACGGTTTGCTGAATGTAGAGACTGAAGATGAGGTTCGCTATCTGATATATGAAGACCTTCACGTTTTTGAGAAGTTTGCCAACTGGCATTACGATCTGGAAATTAATTTGCCTGGCCTTGAAGTAATTCACGATTTGCTTCAGAGAATGGAAGATTTAAACAAAAAAAACCGTGAGCTGATGCACAAACTTTCGGCAATACGTAATCATTATGAAGATATTTAA
- a CDS encoding PLP-dependent cysteine synthase family protein, with product MKYAENILETIGNTPLVKINKVLGEDFPALVLAKVETFNPGNSVKDRMAVKMIEDAEKDGRLKPGGTIIEGTSGNTGMGLALAAIIKGYKCIFVTNAKQSKEKCDILRAVGAEVIVCPTDVKPTDPRSYYSVSKRLAKETENGWYVNQYDNLSNRVAHYESTAPEIWEQTDGKLTHFLAGAGTGGTITGCGMFFKEKNPNIKTIGVDTYGSILKEIHETGEIKLENAYSYITEGIGEDILPENYDMSVIDHFEKVTDKDGAIYARKLAKEEGIFCGYSAGSAMAALVQMKDQFTKDDVIVVLLHDHGSRYVGKIYNDEWMKEMGWLD from the coding sequence ATGAAATACGCAGAAAATATTCTCGAAACCATAGGAAATACACCCCTTGTGAAGATCAATAAAGTGTTGGGAGAAGATTTCCCGGCATTGGTATTGGCAAAAGTTGAAACTTTCAACCCCGGAAATTCGGTTAAAGACAGAATGGCTGTTAAGATGATTGAAGATGCCGAAAAAGACGGTAGACTAAAACCAGGAGGAACAATTATCGAAGGAACTTCGGGAAATACAGGAATGGGATTGGCTTTGGCTGCAATCATCAAGGGCTATAAATGTATTTTTGTGACCAACGCAAAACAATCTAAGGAAAAATGCGACATTCTACGTGCTGTTGGCGCTGAAGTGATTGTTTGTCCAACAGACGTAAAACCTACCGATCCGCGTTCTTATTATTCAGTTTCTAAAAGATTGGCTAAAGAAACAGAAAACGGCTGGTACGTGAACCAATATGACAATTTATCAAACAGAGTGGCTCATTATGAGTCGACTGCTCCCGAAATCTGGGAACAGACCGACGGTAAGCTTACTCATTTTTTAGCCGGAGCAGGAACCGGCGGAACTATTACAGGCTGCGGAATGTTTTTTAAGGAGAAAAATCCGAATATTAAAACTATCGGCGTCGATACTTACGGTTCGATTTTAAAGGAAATTCATGAGACGGGAGAAATTAAATTAGAAAACGCATATTCTTATATCACAGAAGGTATTGGCGAAGATATTCTTCCTGAAAATTATGATATGTCGGTCATCGATCATTTTGAAAAAGTAACAGATAAAGACGGAGCGATCTACGCAAGAAAGCTAGCCAAAGAAGAGGGGATTTTCTGTGGATATTCTGCGGGAAGTGCGATGGCAGCTTTGGTTCAGATGAAAGACCAGTTTACAAAAGATGATGTGATTGTTGTTTTGCTCCATGACCACGGCTCAAGATATGTGGGGAAAATCTACAATGATGAGTGGATGAAAGAAATGGGTTGGTTAGATTAA
- the purB gene encoding adenylosuccinate lyase: MNSYKNPLEERYSSEEMLFNFSHNNKFRTWRQLWIALAEIEKDLGLEITEEQIAELKANAENIDYDKAAEYEKKFRHDVMAHVHTYGDVAPSAKGIIHLGATSAFVGDNTDLIQIRDGLLILKKKLVNVMKNLADFSIQYKDLPTLGFTHFQPAQLTTVGKRATLWLQSLVLDIEELDFFLETLRFRGVKGTTGTAASFLELFNGDYSKVKHLDKELSKRFGFEKVFGVSGQTYDRKIDAKVVALLGNIAQSAHKFSNDLRLLQNLKEVEEPFEKNQIGSSAMAYKRNPMRSERIGALAKFVMSLTTSSAMVASTQWFERTLDDSANKRLTIPQAFLAVDAILLIWNNIMNGIVVYPNRINKHIEEELPFMATEYIIMEEVKAGGDRQEIHEVIRVHSMEASKKVKEEGKDNDLIERILNDHSLKLDKSKLKEVLDPKNFIGFAPIQTEEFIANEIQPILDANKELIGLESDLKV; encoded by the coding sequence ATGAATTCCTACAAAAATCCATTGGAAGAACGTTACTCCAGTGAAGAAATGTTATTTAACTTTTCTCATAACAACAAATTCCGTACTTGGAGACAGCTTTGGATCGCTTTGGCTGAAATCGAAAAAGACCTGGGTTTAGAAATTACAGAAGAGCAGATTGCAGAATTGAAAGCGAATGCTGAAAACATCGATTATGATAAAGCAGCTGAGTATGAGAAAAAATTCCGTCATGATGTGATGGCTCACGTTCACACCTATGGAGACGTTGCGCCTTCAGCAAAGGGAATTATACATTTGGGAGCAACTTCCGCTTTTGTAGGAGACAATACAGACTTAATTCAAATCCGTGACGGACTTTTAATTTTAAAGAAAAAGTTAGTTAACGTGATGAAAAATCTTGCGGATTTTTCCATTCAATATAAAGACCTTCCAACATTAGGATTTACCCATTTCCAACCAGCTCAGTTAACGACTGTCGGAAAAAGAGCAACACTTTGGTTACAAAGTTTGGTTCTTGACATCGAAGAGCTTGATTTCTTCTTGGAAACTTTACGTTTCAGAGGAGTAAAAGGAACAACGGGAACTGCAGCAAGTTTCCTGGAACTTTTCAACGGAGATTATTCTAAAGTAAAACATCTTGATAAAGAATTGTCAAAAAGATTCGGTTTCGAGAAAGTTTTCGGAGTTTCCGGACAGACTTACGACAGAAAAATTGACGCGAAAGTGGTTGCTTTACTGGGAAATATCGCTCAGTCTGCTCATAAATTCTCAAATGATTTGCGTCTTCTTCAAAATTTGAAAGAAGTTGAAGAGCCTTTCGAGAAAAACCAAATTGGTTCCTCAGCAATGGCTTACAAACGTAACCCAATGAGAAGCGAAAGAATCGGTGCCTTGGCAAAATTCGTAATGTCTTTGACAACGAGTTCTGCAATGGTTGCTTCTACACAATGGTTTGAAAGAACTTTGGACGATTCTGCAAACAAAAGATTAACGATTCCACAAGCATTTTTAGCAGTTGATGCCATTCTATTGATCTGGAATAACATCATGAACGGAATCGTGGTGTATCCAAACAGGATCAACAAACATATTGAAGAAGAACTTCCTTTCATGGCTACAGAATACATCATCATGGAAGAAGTGAAAGCTGGTGGTGACCGTCAGGAAATTCATGAAGTAATCAGAGTTCACTCAATGGAGGCTTCTAAAAAAGTAAAAGAAGAAGGAAAAGATAACGATCTGATTGAAAGAATTTTAAATGATCATTCTTTAAAGCTTGATAAATCAAAATTAAAAGAAGTTTTAGATCCTAAAAACTTTATTGGTTTTGCACCCATCCAGACAGAAGAATTTATTGCCAATGAAATTCAGCCTATTCTGGATGCAAACAAAGAGTTGATTGGTTTAGAATCTGATCTTAAAGTATAA